The genomic DNA ATGAGACCGTGCTTCACAATATCCCTTACATGGGTGATGAAATTTTAGATCAAGACGGTACTTTTATCGAAGAGCTAATTAAAAATTACGACGGAAAAGTTCacggtttgtaattaattgaaaaaaaagttaattataaaatgatttcaatttaCTTTATTGATGATTGTTTTTACTTCAGGCGATAAGGAAGGTGGTTTTATCGACGATCAGCTGTTTGTCGATTTGGTACATGCTTTGATTCCTTATCAAAGCAAGGAAGATGTGACCGATGAAAAGAATATTAATTTGGAACCATCGACATCAAAGGAATGTCGGGAATTGAGAAATTCGCGAGACAATTTAGAAAATTCGTCCATTGTcaaggaaaaaaaatccgtgacTGTTCCTCCCGACGTCAAAGAAAGCAGTGAGGTGAAAAAAGAGGCTGAAGAAGACACTCCATCAGTTGAAACTGTCGAGCAATTTCCTTTTTCCATAATATTCCACGCTATAAGTTCACAATTTCCAGACAAAGGTTCACCAGACGACCTTAAAGAgaagtaattaattttttaaacagcATTGAAGTAAAAGTTAAATAGCGAGTTGAATTATAttgctattttatatatttacattatttcagGTACGTCGAATTGACATCTAGAACAGATCCAAACGCTCGTCCTCCAGAATGTACGCCTAACATTGATGGACCGATGGCAGAGAATGTGTCGCGCGAAAGGACCCTTCATTCCTTTCGTGCTTTGTTTTGTCGACGGTGTTTCAAATACGATTGCTTCTTACACAGTAATTTTAATCGTGTCTTATTATCAGATATTTTAGCGCTCTGTGCCAAACATTACattttgaaatgatttaatgGCAGCTcataatttatgaaattatatgtattttagaaaattttgaatgaattgaattttgttattttgtgtttgcAATCAGGGAGTCAATCCTCAGGTAAGCGATGATGATGAATTCTGATTATGAATGAACATCCATCATCTTCATCGCATATGAATAAAACATCATTCATATCACTCGCATTGCAAAATCTaggatttattttcaatcattatTACATACACTACTTTGCGTTGATTCACATTCTACCGATGTACTTTCTGTTTAGAATAAGTGTTATTTCGATGTTTATTGTCTGTTTGTCATTTCATGTTGCATTAAATGTTTCTCAAACGAATGTGTAGTTgttggtatatatacatatctaaataaTATTCGTTTTGCAGGACTACAAGTGTGCCACGCGGTTCCCAAGATACAAAAACGCAAACTTCCCGATCTTCAGCCATTTTCGGATCCTTGTGGTGCTTATTGTTATATGAATTTGGTTTGTGTGATGTTTTTCTTTACataatgttaaataatatttcacattcataatttgtatttaaaatattgcatagGATGGAATGAAGGAAAAATTAGCTTTGGAAAAAAAGGAAGAGGAGTGTAAAGAAGAGAgcactaaaatcaaagataaagaaaagaaaaatttggATTCCGGTAATGAGACTAGTTCAGAAGACAGCAATGATAGTAATAAATTCGCAAAAGGTATTTaacttttgtatatgtatgtatgcatacatgattattaattttgctatacatattgtcatttttttgtGTCGAATGCAGGAAGTAATAGTAATTCCAGCACATGGAGCAATTCTAATGGAAAATCTCAAGTTCCAATCCCTCAAAATTCACCCTTTTCACTGCtaggtacattttttttaattgaatttttttatgtgcatgattttaatttatttgaaatgtttttttgcttttctcataaacatataaacataattttttttaggatTAATTGGAAATGATGCAGAATCCGATTGGACAGGCTCCGATCAATCATTGTTCAGAAGTTTGCATAAAGTATTCTTATCTAACTATTGTGCCATTGCACAGATGATGCTGTCTAAAACTTGTCAACAGGTAACTAACGAGCTAATTTTCtgatttaattacattatatatttcacagtgaaattatatttcaagtgaaaatatattttcactgacgtttcagtgaaatcataaccagttacattttcagggttggtattatttaagggttaggttaagtaaggattggccctattcatttaagattgggttgttagggttaaatttatagagttaaacgttgtaaattcattgtttgatacattttcactgcttgaattggtgaaaatatattttcaattgaaatatgcttttactgtaacatatacacaattTTACAACTCAAAATGGTCCAAGGTGTACGAATTCTGTCAACGCACTGCCAATGATATGGGTTCTGAAGAATGGATTCGAGATTTCACAACACCACCTcgcaagaagaagaagaagcatCGTCTTTGGTCCATGCACTGCAGGAAGATTCAGCTCAAAAAAGATTCTGCGTCCAATCacgtgtaatttaatttatttcaattcaagatatttttactttgtgttttatattttatattgttactaAATGATTTTAGATACAACTTTACTCCTTGCGATCATCATAACACACCATGTGACAATACATGTCCTTGCATAATAGCCCAAAACTTTTGCGAAAAGTTTTGTCAATGCAGTGGTGACTGTAAGTCGcaattcaatatataaatattcttcTATGAGCTTTCTTATGCATAtcaatattaacttttttttattttttaggtcaaaaccGCTTTCCAGGTTGTCGATGCAAAGCACAATGTAACACAAAACAATGTCCATGCTATTTGGGTGTGCGTGAATGTGATCCTGATTTATGCGGGCAGTGTGGAGCTGATCTTCCATATAATGCATCAACAAATGGTGTATCGTGCAAGAATGTTAGCGTCCAAAGGTGTGTTCATCTGTACATTATGATGATTATCTTTACGTGTGtttgtattgtttataaatgaaatttatgcCATTTCAGAGGTTTGCATAAACATTTATTGTTGGCGCCGAGTGATGTGGCTGGTTGGGGAATTTTCCTTAATCAGGGTGCTCATAAAAATGAGTTCATATCTGAATACTGTGGAGAAATCATATCCCAAGATGAGGCTGATAGGCGTGGCAAAGTCTATGACAAGTACATGTGTAGCTTCTTATTCAATTTGAATCATGGTATGTATCAATAGTAGTTGATGGAGAatgctttttttctatttttttgtttctgatgggttttttttttatagattttgttGTGGATGCTACTCGTAAGGGTAATAAGATACGATTTGCAAATCATTCAATCAATCCGAATTGTTACGCTAAAGTGATGATGGTCAATGGTGATCACAGAATTGGAATATTCGCCAAGAGGGCTATTCAACCTGGTGAAGAATTATTCTTTGATTATAGGTCGGTACTGTTGggtaaatttgatttatatttaatgttgtatttaaaaaacttatcatttttctttaattttttgtagATATGGACCGACTGAACAACTTAAATTTGTAGGCATTGAGAGAGAAATGGAATTTTTGTAATTTACTAAAATTAGTATAAGCTGGGTACGATGGAAGTTACatctcaatattttaaattcatatattgCATAATTAACGActtgatgtttattttttgtatttatacttCTTTGGggtatattttattgattgatgtattcgtatttttatttactcgtGTAAGTTTTTATaacttaaatatacacatgtgtaatatgtaagtgtattaaatattttaatactgtcaaaatgtttttttttttttcacaaagacTTGTGGAAGGAACCCTTTGAAGATTCAATGAATCTTTTATTCAGTGCAGAGCTTGCATGTGGTAGCTACTAAATTTATCCGAAACATCTTTCAAAATGATATGGATATTAAAAACGACAAATcaatatggatttttttttatgaaattcaatTTGCTTGTGCGGAAGTACGTAAAAAATTAAGGTTAAAAGAGAAACGCAGAAATATTTCATTTctgataaacaatttaaatatttatatacaaaaatagcatcatcaattacatacaaacaatatccGATGTGTAAACATTAAAATACCAGTGGTAAAACTTCCacgtatgtaatacatacatattaaattaaataacattataaaaataactacTTCACTATAATAGAAACACTTGCAATTTGCATACAAATTGGCGAATCACGAATCACACGAACCATCCAGCCATCCGTCTCGCCATCTTTCGTTTACTTTTGTGCAGTCAAACTTGGGCTTTcccaattttaaattgacaatgtTGTGCATGTCACACAACCATTTCGATAATTCACTTTGGGATGCAGTTTTTGGCGGATTTTTAACTAAGCTGTAACTCAaagtagaaaaaaatcaaaaattatttgaaacaaCGAATGTGAAGtgtgtattgaaataaaatctcACTCTTGTCTAAAGTCTGAAGCGCAGTGATCGCATGGATAAAAATTCGAGAAAATATTGAAGAAATGTTTCATATCTTTCGATTGCTTTTCAGTAGGTTTTTCTGGATAATATGCTGCCATTGTGTGTAAAAATCCCCAGGTCTTTCTGCCTAATTCGTCTTTATCCAATGGGCAGTCATCTCGATGGTCCTAAGCAAACGAGATTAAGTTAAAcattgaaaatacaaaaaaaatatgatgtcCAAAAACGTTAAAATATACCGTAGAATTGTTTTCTGATTTTTGGGGTGTTGCTCCGGCATTGTAATTTCCTCGTTGAATTTTAGCCCAAGATTTGAAGTCATTGCA from Arctopsyche grandis isolate Sample6627 chromosome 1, ASM5162203v2, whole genome shotgun sequence includes the following:
- the E(z) gene encoding histone-lysine N-methyltransferase E(z) translates to MSESTPAPKVTAEWKKRVKSEYIRLRQIKRFKRADEVKVAWATNVRAVTSRDGPLFQWETIFNNKNETETKETSKSEKCVPFWPAPLPDPSRKDHMKKAEVTSSDGVVQSVLVRVIYAVSPIPTMYTWAPIQQNFMVEDETVLHNIPYMGDEILDQDGTFIEELIKNYDGKVHGDKEGGFIDDQLFVDLVHALIPYQSKEDVTDEKNINLEPSTSKECRELRNSRDNLENSSIVKEKKSVTVPPDVKESSEVKKEAEEDTPSVETVEQFPFSIIFHAISSQFPDKGSPDDLKEKYVELTSRTDPNARPPECTPNIDGPMAENVSRERTLHSFRALFCRRCFKYDCFLHRLQVCHAVPKIQKRKLPDLQPFSDPCGAYCYMNLDGMKEKLALEKKEEECKEESTKIKDKEKKNLDSGNETSSEDSNDSNKFAKGSNSNSSTWSNSNGKSQVPIPQNSPFSLLGLIGNDAESDWTGSDQSLFRSLHKVFLSNYCAIAQMMLSKTCQQVYEFCQRTANDMGSEEWIRDFTTPPRKKKKKHRLWSMHCRKIQLKKDSASNHVYNFTPCDHHNTPCDNTCPCIIAQNFCEKFCQCSGDCQNRFPGCRCKAQCNTKQCPCYLGVRECDPDLCGQCGADLPYNASTNGVSCKNVSVQRGLHKHLLLAPSDVAGWGIFLNQGAHKNEFISEYCGEIISQDEADRRGKVYDKYMCSFLFNLNHDFVVDATRKGNKIRFANHSINPNCYAKVMMVNGDHRIGIFAKRAIQPGEELFFDYRYGPTEQLKFVGIEREMEFL
- the Alr gene encoding evr1_Alr domain-containing protein Alr encodes the protein MPFIGVGGSEGEIGYQKPCRACNDFKSWAKIQRGNYNAGATPQKSENNSTDHRDDCPLDKDELGRKTWGFLHTMAAYYPEKPTEKQSKDMKHFFNIFSNFYPCDHCASDFRQDLVKNPPKTASQSELSKWLCDMHNIVNLKLGKPKFDCTKVNERWRDGWLDGSCDS